ACTGGCCGACAAGCTGGGCGACTTCGATATCCTCGTCAACAATGCCGCCAACGACCAGCGCCACCAGGCGCAGGACGTCACGCTGGAATACTGGAACGAGCGCATTGCCATCAATCAGCGCCCGATGTTCTTCACCTGCCAGGCCGTTTTCGAGGGCATGAAGCGCAAGGGCGGCGGTTCCATCATCAACGTCAGCTCGATTTCCTGGCACATGAAGTCGGGCGGCTACCCTGTGTATGCCACCACCAAGGCGGCCGTCGTGGGCCTCACGCGGGGCCTGGCGCGCGATTATGGCGCCCACAATATCCGCGTCAATACCGTTACACCCGGTTGGGTCATGACGCAGCGCCAGATCGACCTGTGGGTCGACGACGCGGCGGAAGTGGAAATCAAGAAAAGCCAATGCTTGCCAAGCAAGCTGATGCCACAGGACATCGCCGCCATGGTGCTGTTCCTTGCATCGGACGATGGTGCGATGTGTTCCTCCCAGGAATTCATCGTCGATGCCGGCTGGATCTAAGCCTTAGCGCATCGTTCAATCCGCGCCGGGACTGACCGGCCCTCCAATT
Above is a genomic segment from Janthinobacterium sp. 64 containing:
- a CDS encoding SDR family NAD(P)-dependent oxidoreductase; this translates as MKQLAKYGSLQGKRVFITGGGSGIGESLVAEFAAQGALVAFVDIAVEASEALCRRLAEAGLTAPLFRHCDITDIPSLQAIMAELADKLGDFDILVNNAANDQRHQAQDVTLEYWNERIAINQRPMFFTCQAVFEGMKRKGGGSIINVSSISWHMKSGGYPVYATTKAAVVGLTRGLARDYGAHNIRVNTVTPGWVMTQRQIDLWVDDAAEVEIKKSQCLPSKLMPQDIAAMVLFLASDDGAMCSSQEFIVDAGWI